In the genome of Pichia kudriavzevii chromosome 4, complete sequence, one region contains:
- a CDS encoding uncharacterized protein (PKUD0D05460; similar to Saccharomyces cerevisiae YBR204C (LDH1); ancestral locus Anc_8.524), translating to MTKRLTVSRLKELQERDSSHHVSLRESLWKYLNDDMHTDFEKEILALKPNDCLIVQKYTSVQSFPIENRPHLKEVSVATLYSEHPLREFHKRILKGTSELDQKKLVIVKEQLLKIDTLPVLVFIHGLGGQMSQFEPILQELRNCSDMFAIDLPGFGNSKRPSRNDPSKTLKFSSLSEYSKDDLLRIEKCLDDMRDEDFQTDQLVDMLYQILMYRFPSRKFILLSHSMGTHISIKLVNRLSEGKVESVVMLAPPAIHQPHEHPSLIKRMGLNRRMFLDLFWYMPGLFDYFRVFDRKNGLYSKSVESYIYCGQSEEDDILKRLTQLRWNLDTDSKVFLKYLFGFHCASENELKKMCLRLNSRRMFLCCGEEDQTTPIKYSLHIRDMIEGFAEDGVNIRVDFESITHANHSIFLDKPNLLAGSIYHFIESLHLNISCTWVLQVKALISGDKWGLKNEEKWNKVVTISKPMTNKTSPEKPRSFLIAMKTLRQTDAVHNPKRFESDHPEVFAIIDIGSDTPSYDPNDFVRIKYVKYKTESKVTPDNITIVKFLEIVDKLLEERANAGQFVAVHCHYGQNRTGFLICCYLIEKLGWSVAESIEAFEISKPPGIKHVHFRNALYLRYES from the coding sequence ATGACGAAGCGGCTCACTGTATCCAGATTGAAGGAGTTGCAAGAACGTGATAGTAGTCATCATGTGTCTCTGCGTGAGTCGCTATGGAAATATCTAAATGATGACATGCACACCGATTTCGAGAAGGAAATACTAGCCTTAAAGCCAAACGATTGTCTGATCGTTCAAAAATACACATCGGTTCAAAGTtttccaattgaaaatagaCCACATTTAAAGGAGGTGTCGGTAGCTACGCTGTATAGTGAGCATCCATTGCGAGAATTCCACAAACGAATACTTAAGGGTACCTCTGAATTAGACCAGAAGAAGCTAGTAATTGTTAAGGAacaattattgaagatcGACACTTTACCAGTTCTAGTGTTTATACATGGGTTAGGTGGACAAATGTCACAGTTTGAGCCGATATTGCAAGAACTTAGGAATTGCTCAGATATGTTTGCGATTGACCTTCCAGGGTTTGGTAATTCCAAGAGACCAAGTAGAAACGACCCAAGCAAGACCCTGAAGTTTAGTTCGTTGTCAGAGTATTCGAAAGATGATTTACTTAGGATAGAGAAGTGTTTGGACGATATGAGGGACGAAGATTTCCAAACCGATCAACTCGTGGATATGCTATATCAGATATTAATGTATAGGTTCCCTTCTCGGAAATTCATACTTCTCTCACATTCGATGGGTACACATATATCTATCAAATTAGTCAACAGGCTATCAGAAGGGAAGGTGGAGTCCGTTGTTATGTTAGCGCCGCCGGCAATACACCAGCCGCATGAACACCCTAGTCTTATCAAACGAATGGGATTGAACAGAAGGATGTTCCTGGATCTATTCTGGTATATGCCTGGGTTGTTTGACTACTTTAGAGTTTTTGACCGAAAGAATGGGTTGTATTCAAAGAGTGTGGAGAGTTATATATACTGCGGGCAAAGtgaggaagatgatatCTTGAAGAGACTAACGCAGCTAAGGTGGAATTTGGATACTGATTCCAAggttttcttgaaatacCTATTTGGATTCCACTGTGCAAGCGAAAATGAGCTAAAGAAGATGTGTTTGAGACTGAACAGCAGAAGGATGTTTTTATGTTGCGGTGAAGAAGACCAGACTACTCCAATCAAGTATTCGTTGCATATCCGAGATATGATTGAAGGGTTTGCTGAAGATGGTGTCAACATCAGAGTTGACTTTGAGAGCATTACACATGCCAATCATTCCATCTTTTTGGACAAGCCGAACTTATTGGCTGGGTCGATTTATCACTTTATTGAAAGTCTACACTTGAACATCAGTTGCACATGGGTATTACAAGTCAAAGCGTTGATATCTGGCGACAAATGGGGTCTGAAAAATGAGGAGAAGTGGAACAAGGTTGTTACGATATCCAAGCCAATGACAAACAAAACGTCTCCGGAGAAGCCCAGGAGTTTCCTTATAGCGATGAAGACGCTCAGGCAGACGGATGCTGTTCACAACCCGAAGAGGTTTGAGAGTGATCATCCTGAGGTATTTGCCATTATAGATATAGGATCGGATACGCCATCCTATGACCCCAATGATTTTGTGCGGATCAAGTACGTGAAATACAAGACAGAATCCAAAGTCACGCCGGACAACATAACCattgtgaaatttttgGAGATTGTTGATAAGTTATTAGAGGAGAGAGCCAATGCGGGACAGTTTGTTGCAGTGCACTGCCATTATGGGCAAAACCGAACGGGCTTTCTTATCTGCTGTTACTTGATTGAGAAGCTTGGATGGTCAGTTGCAGAGAGTATAGAGGCATTTGAGATTAGCAAGCCACCGGGTATCAAGCATGTACATTTTAGAAACGCCCTTTATCTTAGGTACGAGAGTTAG
- a CDS encoding uncharacterized protein (PKUD0D05390; similar to Saccharomyces cerevisiae YDR207C (UME6); ancestral locus Anc_8.416) → MSSYRSYQQVIRLNPRLTKSSLKQCSPDFEHSHDHPVSASESGSVLSQNDPCHMAKEKKKITRTKTGCFCCRRRKKKCDEHKPACSGCLRNNLKCVYPSEEELSCVSKVKKSKRSLKLVKPSSDAFAASVLTTLKSTSVTTQTPTSPSLSQPDLDSSHSTNSSDAESPVTSPSLKPFQYTLTSPHELGNAKVPYLNINNIHSPNTESRLISVKSLLN, encoded by the coding sequence ATGTCCAGCTACCGCTCCTATCAACAAGTTATAAGGCTTAATCCTCGTTTAACCAAGAGTTCTCTCAAGCAGTGCTCCCCTGATTTTGAGCACAGTCATGATCACCCCGTCTCCGCTTCCGAATCTGGCTCTGTGTTATCCCAAAATGATCCATGTCATATggcaaaggaaaagaagaaaatcacGAGAACGAAAACCGGTTGCTTCTGctgcagaagaagaaagaagaagtgTGACGAACACAAACCAGCGTGCTCCGGTTGCCTAAGGAACAACCTTAAATGTGTTTATCCTTCAGAGGAAGAGCTTTCTTGTGTTTCCAAGgtaaagaaatcaaagagaaGTTTGAAATTAGTAAAACCTTCCTCTGATGCCTTTGCTGCTAGCGTCTTAACGACTCTCAAATCGACCTCTGTTACTACACAGACACCTACATCCCCTTCGTTATCTCAACCTGATTTGGACTCTTCACATTCAACTAACTCATCAGATGCAGAATCACCAGTTACCTCTCCCTCTCTGAAACCATTCCAATATACCCTTACAAGCCCTCATGAATTAGGTAATGCTAAAGTTCCATATTTGaacatcaataacatcCACTCACCAAATACTGAGTCCAGACTGATATCAGTCAAGAGTCTTCTCAActaa
- a CDS encoding uncharacterized protein (PKUD0D05465) → MLNARIQSSKRIALVYLSVAMTIPFLMPIKHTITHKDDQSIGYFGVGGAFRI, encoded by the coding sequence ATGCTGAACGCCAGAATCCAATCATCTAAAAGAATTGCACTTGTCTATCTCTCGGTCGCCATGACCATTCCGTTCTTGATGCCTATCAAACACACAATCACACATAAAGATGATCAAAGTATAGGATACTTTGGTGTGGGCGGAGCCTTCAGAATATAa
- a CDS encoding uncharacterized protein (PKUD0D05420; similar to Saccharomyces cerevisiae YKR023W; ancestral locus Anc_1.259), whose product MSYSLTQIKKYACDSIKNIIPLDDESVNEMINYTLSNYKTRNDISSHLLDILGPSEASFQFVNTFCNMLLGSSSKHQEEANKPEDMKAVAIGAKKAQSVPKGKITGVRLVKVKQAPSTKSENKGRMANNTRKGTNISEMFDNKPSTVAKTKLKSKEVRKKVESIQELDDLLLQLEISEEKRNTGDVRVCNCNATRHPLFEMYPNCLNCGKIICSKEGLQPCSFCGKSLISDDDKNEMMNVIEIERKALETEADKGPPAPENMPKKKKNVIKITLNNTGQNNFKVQEQLYKQIKSHQTERKELEEARKQEEEVIEQNKRELEYYKSMHKKDEELVKAEERLAMLLNFQDNGAERTKIIDHASDFEVPTGGGSLWASPIERVLQFKRQQKQQKRLHDKELSRSGRGETVLHLSIENGQAVLNDRLNEADGLDDDLSDDEEIRELKEKLNHEKKLQFNRDIQNVYDPDKFNEKLVKPIYKGTKTSSSSDMDSQAMVSGLPPLGTVVQMGDMEEQENQLFTMVGV is encoded by the coding sequence ATGTCTTATAGCTTAAcacaaataaagaagtaTGCATGTGACTCgataaaaaatatcattCCACTAGATGACGAATCTGTCAATGAAATGATAAATTATACATTGTCAAACtacaaaacaagaaacGATATAAGTTCACATTTGCTGGACATCTTAGGACCATCTGAAGCatcatttcaatttgtGAACACCTTTTGCAATATGCTCTTGGGTAGCTCGAGTAAGCaccaagaagaagcaaataAACCTGAGGATATGAAGGCAGTGGCTATAGGTGCAAAGAAAGCACAGAGTGTTCCCAAGGGTAAAATAACAGGTGTTAGGTTAGTCAAGGTCAAGCAAGCGCCTTCTACcaaaagtgaaaataaGGGCCGAATGGCAAACAATACCCGGAAGGGAACAAATATATCTGAGATGTTTGATAATAAACCTAGCACAGTTGCCAAGACTAAACTGAAATCCAAGGAAGTTCGAAAGAAAGTAGAGAGTATCCAAGAATTGGATGATTTGTTATTACAGCTCGAGATATCTGAGGAGAAAAGGAATACTGGGGATGTACGCGTCTGTAACTGTAATGCAACTAGACATCCATTGTTTGAAATGTATCCTaattgtttgaattgtGGTAAAATAATATGTTCAAAGGAAGGGCTCCAACCATGTTCTTTCTGTGGGAAGTCTTTGATCAGTGACGACGACAAAAACGAAATGATGAACGTGATAGAAATTGAGAGGAAAGCGTTGGAGACGGAAGCTGACAAGGGACCGCCAGCGCCGGAGAATATgccaaagaagaagaagaatgtTATCAAGATCACCCTCAACAATACAGGGCAAAACAACTTCAAGGTTCAGGAGCAACTCTATAAACAAATTAAAAGCCATCAAACCGAAAGGAAAGAACTGGAAGAAGCAAGGAaacaagaggaagaggtcattgaacaaaacaaaagggAGTTGGAGTACTATAAATCAATGCATAAGAAAGATGAGGAGTTAGTCAAAGCCGAGGAGAGATTGGCAATGCTGCTCAATTTCCAAGATAATGGTGCCGAACGTACCAAGATTATAGATCATGCGTCTGACTTTGAGGTGCCAACTGGGGGTGGTTCACTCTGGGCTTCCCCCATTGAGAGGGTCTTGCAATTCAAGAGGCAGCAAAAGCAGCAAAAACGCTTGCACGATAAAGAGCTGTCTAGAAGTGGCCGGGGAGAAACTGTTCTTCATTTGTCCATTGAGAATGGCCAGGCGGTGCTTAATGACAGATTAAACGAAGCTGATGGGCTCGACGATGATCTTTCTGACGACGAGGAGATCCGGGAATTAAAAGAGAAGTTGAACCATGAAAAGAAGCTACAATTTAACAGAGATATCCAGAACGTCTATGACCCtgacaaattcaatgaaaagttAGTGAAACCTATATACAAAGGGACCAAAACGTCCTCTAGCTCGGACATGGACTCTCAGGCTATGGTCTCTGGACTCCCGCCTCTAGGGACTGTCGTCCAGATGGGGGATATGGAAGAGCAAGAAAACCAGCTCTTTACTATGGTTGGCGTTTAA
- a CDS encoding uncharacterized protein (PKUD0D05450; similar to Saccharomyces cerevisiae YJL106W (IME2); ancestral locus Anc_1.255) — protein sequence MADVKGMCFENEISVKTFSARYQKLGEMGSGSFGTVSLCRMKPGVIDSQKREMATRQGTLMRPLSINIKYMNDLVAIKTMNKQLKKNSDYSRVKEIQFIFQVDSHFNLVQIIDVFIDRTHLKLNIVMENLDQNLYQLMKTRRGNVFSPKTLKSVLSQLLSALLHIHKHLFFHRDVKPENILVMQNLNYFGSRHNIPSIQRDNSYIIKLADYGLARHLGNGKQFTAYVSTRWYRSPEILLRQNYYSFPIDIWAFGCVAVECATFCPLFPGKNELDQCCKIMEFLGNPTKSFQLAAIQNAENSIYGYNYNVNHHYKTMVPFGGFWDGANDLAAQLGLKFPRHFGYRLETLVRRSDFTLKEKTDFFSMVKQCLTWDPEKRITALGLSKCEYFEDSNYLMETQKENETIDPLFMNTSNKSNSDSFIRSKMLAGILPAKNYFQNSINANSFDTQTGVLQKREVRQLYQPLIYPKVSLSSCLGFCQNKLNVKKDSNSLVTGVSQMRDKSLRSKKITHMVMLEEDYSDYVTFYPSNPASEADTSCYTTKPSAYLKHNSGNPVAIKKHFSNGSPEIGNKVNRTDEDTLSPDTSGKKAVGGCNVDNNDSDNNEVEVDEVDEVDDDDDDDDDEVDEVDDDDDDSNSCGNYNSLSQDQKLTPLEIGKISSFLQTGGIKVSEAGIQINRNKGNFDMIDALNFTLDDENITEDKCICPWDEYQS from the coding sequence atggCCGATGTAAAGGGTATGTGCTTTGAGAATGAAATATCAGTGAAAACTTTCAGCGCAAGGTACCAAAAGTTAGGAGAAATGGGCTCGGGAAGCTTTGGTACGGTTTCATTATGTAGAATGAAACCTGGGGTAATTGACTCGCAAAAAAGGGAAATGGCTACCAGACAAGGAACTTTAATGAGGCCATTGTCGATTAACATCAAATACATGAATGACCTAGTTGCTATAAAGACTATGAATaaacagttgaagaaaaattcGGATTATTCCAGGGTCAAAGAGATTCAATTTATATTTCAAGTGGATTCTCATTTTAACTTGGTTCAAATAATTGACGTATTCATTGATAGAACACATTTGAAGTTAAATATTGTGATGGAAAATCTCGACCAGAACCTAtatcaattgatgaagacaaGAAGGGGGAACGTTTTCTCTCCTAAAACCTTAAAAAGTGTATTATCACAGCTACTTTCAGCACTCCTACACATTCATAAACATCTATTCTTTCATAGAGATGTCAAACCTGAGAATATTCTAGTTATGCAAAACTTGAACTATTTTGGTTCAAGACATAATATTCCGTCAATACAACGGGACAACTCTtacatcatcaaattaGCCGATTACGGACTAGCAAGACATTTGGGTAATGGAAAACAATTTACAGCTTATGTTTCAACAAGATGGTACAGGTCACCTGAAATTTTGCTTAGACAAAACTACTACTCTTTCCCCATTGATATTTGGGCATTTGGTTgtgttgctgttgaatGTGCAACTTTTTGTCCTTTATTCCCTGGAAAGAATGAATTGGATCAATGCTGCAAAATTATGGAATTTTTGGGAAATCCGACAAAGTCGTTCCAGCTGGCTGCTATTCAAAATGCAGAAAACTCTATTTATGGCTACAATTATAACGTCAATCATCATTATAAAACAATGGTACCTTTTGGTGGTTTTTGGGACGGTGCAAATGATTTGGCTGCTCAGTTAGGTTTAAAATTCCCTAGACATTTCGGTTATAGATTGGAAACATTAGTAAGAAGAAGTGATTTCACTTTAAAAGAGAAAACGGACTTTTTCTCAATGGTCAAACAATGCTTAACCTGGGATCctgaaaaaagaataacAGCTTTAGGTTTGTCCAAATGtgaatattttgaagattcaaaTTATCTAATGGAGActcaaaaggaaaatgaaacGATTGATCCATTATTCATGAATACCAGCAATAAAAGCAACAGTGACAGTTTTATAAGATCAAAAATGTTAGCTGGAATTTTGCCAGCTAAAaactattttcaaaatagcaTCAATGCTAACAGTTTTGATACTCAAACGGGTGTCCTACAAAAAAGAGAGGTACGACAACTTTACCAGCCACTTATTTATCCAAAGGTAAGCTTGTCTTCGTGTTTAGGGTTTTGCCAAAATAAGCTAAATGTTAAGAAAGATAGCAACAGTTTGGTTACGGGTGTTTCACAAATGCGGGATAAGTCATTAAGgagcaaaaaaatcacACATATGGTAATGTTGGAGGAAGACTATAGTGATTATGTCACATTTTATCCAAGTAACCCAGCCTCAGAAGCGGATACCTCTTGTTACACTACCAAACCTTCCGCATACTTGAAACACAATTCCGGCAATCCAGTTGcaataaaaaaacatttttctAATGGTTCACCTGAAATTGGTAACAAAGTAAATAGGACTGATGAAGATACTCTTAGCCCTGATACATCTGGAAAAAAAGCAGTTGGTGGTTGCAATGTCGATAATAATGATAGTGATAACAATGAAGTTGaggttgatgaagttgacgaagttgatgatgatgatgatgatgatgatgatgaagttgatgaagttgatgatgatgatgatgatagCAACAGTTGTGGAAATTACAATTCTCTCTCTCAAGATCAAAAACTAACACCACTAGAAATCGGCAAAATTTCGTCCTTCTTGCAAACAGGGGGTATCAAAGTTTCTGAAGCTGGGATTCAAATTAATCGAAATAAAGGCAATTTTGACATGATCGATGCTCTAAATTTCACCctggatgatgaaaacataACGGAAGATAAATGTATCTGTCCCTGGGATGAATACCAAAGTTGA
- a CDS encoding uncharacterized protein (PKUD0D05440), translating into MWSQRTEEEEILGNEMQKLQNQIEQQKKLLNQMLKVKQSKMENQKMRLAQLSSLVKNQRIKETGENAKISKPQKKKTAMQRMNPTHQPLITTLMKHILKNRKKYYYKNRYFFNGYKFVLIDNGTALALVSTHHELTGKPVTDAISLPLFIVYSRRTYVKTPSGTFTLDGPDKIKLKKSNTIDNCIFFTRSGCCTKQVCPFKHDPQRKSLCPSLIKHGFECKNKNCHYSHTPTQFNSPSCKFYQIKQCNKENCIFTHKLENEKSPICREFAYNGYCDDGISCKFTHSFQCPELKEYGRCLLGTKCSCIHHEDNKTKNSLRNKDNDKVIQIVYDKNSESDDSCSGSDDNVELIVEPLDTLEGNSDYVRF; encoded by the exons ATGTGGAGCCAACGTacagaagaggaggaaattTTAGGTAACGAAATGCAGAAGttacaaaatcaaatagaacaacaaaagaaactcTTGAATCAGATGTTGAAAGTCAAACAAAGTAAAATGGAAAATCAGAAAATGAGATTAGCACAGCTTTCATCCCTTGTGAAAAATCAACGAATAAAAGAGACAGGCGAAAATGCTAAGATATCCAAACcccaaaagaagaagacagCAATGCAAAGGATGAATCCAACACATCAACCTCTGATTACGACACTTATGAAacatattttgaaaaaccgAAAGAAATACTACTATAAAAACAGatactttttcaatggatATAAATTTGTACTTATAGATAACGGCACAGCACTAGCTTTGGTTTCAACACACCACGAACTAACAGGGAAACCAGTAACTGATGCCATTTCGTTACCATTATTTATTGTTTATTCTAGAAGAACATATGTTAAAACACCTTCTGGTACTTTTACGTTAGACGGACCGGATAAAAT AAAGCTGAAGAAGAGTAACACCATCGATAActgcattttttttacgAGAAGTGGATGCTGCACCAAGCAGGTATGTCCATTCAAACACGATCCCCAAAGGAAATCATTATGCCCATCACTAATTAAGCACGGCTTTGAATGTAAGAACAAAAATTGTCATTATTCACATACCCCAACTCAATTCAACTCACCAAGCTGTAAGTTTTACCAAATAAAGCAATGCAATAAAGAGAACTGTATTTTTACCCataaattagaaaatgaaaagtcACCAATTTGCCGAGAATTTGCTTATAATGGATATTGCGATGATGGAATAAGTTGTAAATTCACACATTCTTTTCAGTGCCCGGAATTGAAGGAATATGGCCGGTGTTTATTAGGAACGAAATGCAGCTGTATACATCATGAAGAtaacaaaacaaagaacAGTTTAAGAAATAAGGACAATGACAAAGTTATTCAAATAGTATATGATAAAAATTCAGAAAGTGATGACTCCTGTTCAGGCTCTGATGATAACGTAGAACTTATTGTAGAACCACTAGATACGTTGGAAGGTAACTCAGACTACGTAAGATTTTAG
- a CDS encoding uncharacterized protein (PKUD0D05400; similar to Saccharomyces cerevisiae YJL105W (SET4) and YKR029C (SET3); ancestral locus Anc_1.256) yields MTSENNDLNQQDSEAAGLLMLFSHQPTISTHHNNNSAAKPNAKLITVEKTLARSKPLYTNDIPIESTLPLPHTQPELSTQPQAQIASASTSTNSTVMDRMGSFNRSESNGKIRVESITRSPGPAAAALASGKNSNKAIVAAAALAAAAATPLPVLYKEDATLQTKETSVPGKSKSDKSCNEDANRNAIDAKADVSDGETEEFERAETKKVAVIKHENKLSRSSPDEVENQRDYPTDEEQGPTGEPLPSYAVDPDSGVISCICGYDHDDGVTIQCDKCFRWQHLVCMGFASIEDAPDDYQCNLCNENLVVDINRAKELQQEYLKKDRSKRRKSPYTSNEKKDLNLGVPQFKKRKLTGSTNNRYNENDISGSEKYKTFYYPIDYFVFKSIPIKSLFNQLPEILNHSKGVIKVEKSNLHKYTINPNNLAVKNTNENNRSKFTGISKLGLFASKHIEGNRCLSLLSGEIDTKQNYILEKCNQHWLLGCPKPNVFFHPTLPICIDQRGLGNSTRFIRKSCHPNCEIRTVLINKQEITFGVFSTEEIDTDQEITLPWEWDTDHPILEIIKGELAFENMDSKKRQVLSNSLQSILDFTDCGCSSSSSTVYSECFFYKFKKLQKSLGRNSLTSYSPTPNQIHTSIDQRYAERNAFIIAKLNQLSQETFGSIDAHLHASSNNIGVVTEKESRSDSSLMEEQSSPNITFKSKKSGMLYSLPQLPKQYELLKKYSGEAYTHPRTLPNVSDIKADIKEMPIPIEVNAKLLHRLTVTSNDGPAAKLDPHMVGTADQKIREERPKPVKKFSLADYKRKKTG; encoded by the coding sequence ATGACATCAGAGAACAATGACCTGAACCAACAAGATAGTGAGGCAGCAGGACTGTTGATGCTCTTCTCGCATCAGCCAACAATATCCACACACCATAATAACAATAGTGCTGCTAAACCAAACGCTAAACTAATCACTGTGGAGAAGACCTTAGCACGTTCTAAGCCTCTCTATACAAACGATATACCCATTGAAAGTACTCTGCCGCTACCACATACCCAACCTGAACTTTCTACTCAACCGCAAGCTCAAATAGCATCTGcctcaacatcaacaaactcAACCGTAATGGACCGCATGGGTTCATTCAATAGGTCAGAGTCCAACGGCAAAATTAGAGTTGAGTCGATAACAAGGTCACCGGGTcctgctgctgctgctttGGCCAGTGGAAAAAACTCGAATAAAGCTATCGTGGCTGCTGCTGCCTTggctgctgctgctgcaacCCCATTGCCTGTGCTATACAAGGAAGATGCAACTTtgcaaacaaaagaaacgaGTGTGCCTGGAAAGAGCAAATCAGATAAAAGTTGCAATGAAGATGCAAATAGGAATGCAATAGATGCAAAGGCGGACGTCAGTGACGGGGAAacagaagaatttgaacGGGCCGAAACGAAGAAGGTAGCAGTAATAAAACATGAGAATAAACTGAGCAGGTCATCTCCCGATGAAGTAGAAAATCAGCGTGATTATCCAACTGACGAGGAACAAGGACCAACTGGAGAACCATTGCCAAGTTATGCTGTAGATCCGGATTCTGGAGTAATCAGCTGTATCTGCGGTTACGATCACGATGATGGTGTAACCATCCAATGTGATAAATGTTTTAGATGGCAGCATCTTGTATGTATGGGGTTTGCATCGATTGAAGATGCTCCCGATGATTACCAGTGTAATCTCTGCAACGAGAAccttgttgttgatatcaacaGGGCCAAGGAGTTGCAACAAGAATACTTAAAGAAGGACAGATCAAAGAGACGCAAATCCCCGTATACATCgaatgagaaaaaagacTTGAATCTGGGGGTGCCACAGtttaagaaaagaaagttGACCGGCAGCACCAACAATCgatataatgaaaatgatatttcAGGTAGTGAAAAGTACAAAACTTTCTATTATCCAATTGactattttgttttcaaaagtatCCCAATCAAGTCTTTATTTAACCAACTCCCTGAAATACTAAACCACTCTAAAGGTGTGATAAAAGTcgaaaaatcaaacttaCACAAATATACTATTAATCCGAACAATTTAGCCgtgaaaaatacaaatgaaaacaacagaTCCAAATTCACAGGTATTTCTAAACTTGGCTTATTTGCTAGCAAACATATTGAGGGAAACCGTTGTTTGTCCTTACTGAGTGGAGAAATCGATACAAAGCAAAACTATATCTTGGAAAAGTGCAATCAACATTGGCTATTGGGGTGTCCAAAACCAAATGTTTTCTTCCATCCGACCTTACCAATATGCATTGACCAACGTGGTTTGGGGAATTCAACCAGGTTCATTAGAAAGTCGTGCCATCCAAATTGTGAGATACGGACAGTTCtaataaataaacaagaaataaCGTTTGGGGTGTTTTcaactgaagaaattgatacTGATCAAGAAATCACTCTACCCTGGGAATGGGATACGGATCATCCAATATTGGAGATCATCAAAGGTGAATTGGCATTTGAGAATATGGACTCAAAGAAGAGACAAGTTTTATCAAACTCGTTGCAATCCATTTTAGATTTCACTGATTGTGGGTGCTCAAGTTCAAGTTCAACCGTATACAGTGAGTGCTTCTTCtataaattcaagaaactaCAGAAAAGCTTGGGTAGAAACAGCCTGACTAGCTACTCACCTACTCCAAACCAAATACATACATCCATCGATCAAAGATACGCCGAACGTAATGCTTTCATAATTGCTAAACTCAATCAACTATCTCAGGAAACATTTGGATCCATCGACGCCCATCTACATGCCTCATCGAATAATATAGGTGTAGTAACTGAAAAGGAATCAAGAAGCGACTCCTCACTGATGGAAGAACAGTCAAGTCCAAATATCACGTTCAAATCTAAAAAGAGTGGCATGTTGTATAGTTTGCCACAACTTCCAAAACAGTACGAATTACTCAAGAAATACTCTGGTGAAGCATACACACATCCTAGGACATTACCAAATGTTTCTGACATTAAAGCTGATATAAAGGAGATGCCAATACCTATTGAAGTCAACGCCAAACTTCTTCATAGACTTACCGTCACCTCAAACGATGGTCCCGCAGCAAAGTTAGATCCACATATGGTAGGAACTGCCGATCAAAAGATTAGGGAGGAGAGGCCTAAACCCGTTAAGAAATTTTCACTTGCTGATTAtaagaggaaaaaaacaggaTAA
- a CDS encoding uncharacterized protein (PKUD0D05410; similar to Saccharomyces cerevisiae YJL104W (PAM16); ancestral locus Anc_1.257) produces MAHRLLAQVAITGARVFGRAFTEAYKEAAAATTAQQATKDGKPKKSSAASRDSDITLDEACKILDVDLSGLSLDKAQKKYDYLFDINSKEKGGSFYIQSKVYRSMERIKNEMEYLEAFQKSKEGAGADAGADAGAGAGAGDKSKPT; encoded by the coding sequence ATGGCACACAGACTATTGGCACAGGTAGCAATCACAGGGGCGAGGGTCTTTGGACGGGCATTTACCGAGGCGTATAAGGAGGCTGCAGCTGCCACCACAGCGCAACAGGCGACCAAAGATGGCAAACCAAAAAAGTCCAGTGCAGCGTCTAGGGACAGTGATATCACGTTGGATGAAGCATGTAAGATTCTAGACGTTGATTTGAGTGGACTCAGTCTAGACAAGGCGCAGAAGAAGTACGACTATCTCTTTGATATCAActcaaaggaaaaaggtGGCTCTTTCTATATCCAGTCTAAAGTGTACAGGTCCATGGAGAGGATCAAGAATGAGATGGAATATCTCGAGGCGTTCCAAAAGAGCAAGGAGGGTGCCGGTGCAGATGCCGGTGCAGATGCAGGTGCAGGTGCAGGTGCAGGCGACAAGAGCAAACCTACATGA